From one Eucalyptus grandis isolate ANBG69807.140 chromosome 9, ASM1654582v1, whole genome shotgun sequence genomic stretch:
- the LOC120285876 gene encoding purple acid phosphatase 2-like: MLDFVGVLSRRFLCSSLSQSKTKMAVLGSSSSSSSCSVAVAGAVLVLALVLNGADLCNGGKTSTFVRKVEKTVDMPLDSDVFRVPPGYNAPQQVHITQGDHVGKGMIMSWVTPDEPGSSVVLYWSENSEHKKKAKGKVNRYKFYNYTSGYIHHCTLNNLMYNTKYYYEVGIGHTVRQFWFITPPEVGPDVPYTFGLIGDLGQSFDSNVTLTHYEHNPQKGQTVLFVGDLSYADNYSNHDNVRWDTWGRFVERSVAYQPWIWTAGNHELDLAPELGENKPFKPYTNRYHVPYRKSNSTAPFWYSIKRASAYIIVLSSYSAYGKYTPQYKWLEEELKKVDRTETPWLIVMMHSPWYNSYNYHYMEGETMRVMFEPWFVKYKVDVVFAGHVHAYERSERVSNIAYNIVNGLCIPVHDQSAPVYITIGDGGNLEGLATNMTEPQPKYSAYREASFGHAMFDIKNRTHAYYNWHRNQDGYAVEADSMWFFNRFWHPVDDSTSI; the protein is encoded by the exons ATGTTAGACTTTGTGGGGGTTCTGTCACGTAGGTTCTTGTGCTCTTCCTTATCCCAGAGTAAGACCAAGATGGCTGTCctgggatcttcttcttcttcttcttcttgttccgTTGCTGTAGCTGGGGCCGTTCTTGTTCTTGCTCTGGTTTTGAATGGGGCTGATTTGTGCAATGGTGGGAAGACCAGCACTTTCGTCCGTAAAGTGGAGAAAACTGTGGACATGCCTCTGGATAGTGATGTTTTCCGAGTGCCTCCTGGCTATAATGCCCCTCAACAG GTACATATAACACAAGGAGATCATGTGGGAAAAGGAATGATCATGTCATGGGTGACTCCAGATGAACCTGGCTCTAGTGTAGTGCTTTACTGGAGCGAAAACAGCGAGCacaagaaaaaggcaaagggcAAAGTCAATCGTTATAAGTTCTACAATTATACTTCTGGTTACATCCACCATTGCACCCTCAACAACTTGATG TACAACACCAAATACTATTATGAGGTTGGAATTGGACACACGGTCCGACAGTTCTGGTTCATTACTCCTCCGGAGGTTGGCCCTGATGTTCCATACACTTTCGGTCTCATAG GGGATCTTGGTCAGAGTTTTGATTCAAACGTGACCCTCACCCATTACGAACATAATCCACAGAAAGGACAGACTGTATTGTTTGTTGGAGACTTGTCGTATGCAGATAATTATTCCAACCACGACAATGTGAGGTGGGATACGTGGGGAAGGTTTGTCGAAAGAAGTGTAGCTTATCAACCCTGGATATGGACAGCAGGAAATCATGAACTCGACTTGGCTCCTGAACTT ggAGAAAATAAACCCTTCAAGCCCTATACGAACAGATACCATGTCCCTTATAGAAAATCAAACAGCACCGCACCTTTTTGGTACTCGATAAAGAGAGCTTCAGCATACATCATAGTCTTATCGTCATACTCTGCATATG GTAAATATACTCCCCAGTACAAATGGCTTGAAGAAGAGCTAAAAAAAGTTGACAGGACCGAGACACCATGGCTGATTGTTATGATGCATTCTCCCTGGTACAATAGCTACAACTATCACTACATGGAAGGAGAAACCATGAGAGTGATGTTCGAGCCGTGGTTTGTGAAATACAAAGTAGATGTGGTGTTTGCAGGTCATGTCCATGCATATGAACGATCT GAACGTGTATCCAACATCGCATACAACATTGTGAACGGCTTGTGCATCCCTGTTCATGATCAATCAGCTCCAGTGTACATAACGATTGGTGATGGAGGCAATCTTGAAGGTTTGGCCACCAA CATGACAGAACCCCAGCCAAAATACTCTGCCTACCGCGAAGCCAGCTTTGGCCATGCAATGTTCGACATTAAAAACCGAACGCATGCATACTATAATTGGCACAGAAATCAGGATGGATATGCAGTGGAAGCCGACTCTATGTGGTTCTTCAATAGATTCTGGCATCCGGTTGACGATTCCACAAGCATTTAG